One region of Tachysurus vachellii isolate PV-2020 chromosome 11, HZAU_Pvac_v1, whole genome shotgun sequence genomic DNA includes:
- the itgb4 gene encoding integrin beta-4 isoform X1, which translates to MSVRSEMGRWAWHLSVIFLSLILIAHHDVSANRCAASKATSCSACLQTGFGCAYCPDEVFGFDRCDLLENLKSHGCLQIVSVQSSMSMLKNIQINKNLKHSQVAPQQMSMTLLPGEVREVEMEVFEPARGPLDLYILMDFSNSMSDDLDNLKRMGDELALLVGTLSDDYTIGFGKFVDKVTEPQTDMRPSKLKEPWAKSDPPFSFQHVITLTSNVSTFRQILQKERISGNLDAPEGGFDAILQAAVCQSQIGWRQHSTHLLVFSTESAFHYEADGINVLAGILPRNDEACHLDNKGLYTHATQQDYPSVPTLVRLLVQNNIIPIFAVTNHSLSYYEMLLHYFPIAELGVLTDDSSNILNIIKNAFESIRSKISIQAENKPKAISSQILSASGVASDYGNFQIQPGEIGKFKVLLNAKTTVNDKPVCSLNSNERTGTIRVKPTTFSSALEIQTSVLCEICNCEQFPIKMAARCSGNGDLVCGTCKCHSKWLGPFCNCSSQLSSDVSGCVAPGMTEPCNGRGDCLCGTCLCYNPNQYEGQFCQYDRSQCHRSGGFLCNDRGRCHMGRCVCDSGWTGNACECPLSNATCLDNKGGLCNGHGVCKCGRCECEYSGLELGTTCEPNFQAQLGMCEGRRSCVQCQAWKTGEIKGDKCKDCPFTIKMVDELKDRDKVIETCEYRDEEDDCTYHYTVNYPNNPSDKEHEVEVLKKKDCPPGGFLWLIPLIMFLMLLLGLLLLCCWKYCACCKACLARLCVCCPCCAMGRIVGFKEDHYMLHQSMLSSDHLDTPMVRTGPPKSTDVVRWKVKDNVHRGPNHPQNQIQPNPKEIIDVPLSLRLPRAFSDELSRPEARNTEMLKQEVEENLNNVFRQIPGAHRVQKTRFRTQRNAGKRQNNTIVDTVLSAPRSSYHNVTNLVHKQVQSGNFSDLNVVPGYYTVATDREATGVVELQEGVESVDVRVPLFIKDEDDDKKQLLVEAIDVPVGIANIGKRYVNITVIKEHAKSILTFLQPSYTFSRQDGVANIPISRDIIEDGRTQFTYCTRDLTAKDKKDYISVDGDLMFQPGETQKMVPVKLLELSEGDALLDKQPKQFVMDLSNPLQGAKLGKYPRTTINIADKPESSVIMFKNSTQNFNISDALYNIPVIRTQGLENPSTVNWRTITSRFNLSGPVKFAPGEMEKNIVIDTRTQQIPKESFQLELFDPSANSLIRDRKTTLVNITDSRGDFLSKTGSVPVKASSPTGRISAPTNIEATATGPKKIHLNWNPQPGAKGYKVKYWIYGDPEAEGQVVDVKNTQAELTNLYPYCDYEMRVCSYNAQGDGDYSDIVECQTLEDVPSEPGRLAFNVIGQTVTQLSWAEPAEPNGVITEYEVVYTPINEDSKPIGPDKKVKIDNPKKRMLLIENLQKSQTYRYKVRASNKVGWGPYRDATINLATQPLRPMSIPIIPDIPIVDAEAGDEYDSFLMYSNEVLRSPTSSTRPSVSEFSEEQIINGKWDQGFLFPGGSGSLSRNISTSSTSYNLSPRPGGANQTVETTTTYITNKGGSMPRKHDIHTEDVTLRKRSENRTYYDNDGIRDSIVISELTGGFSDILSGSSFSQTTTTSYSMNSRVHNHTDDINEALQNLDRVLQDTRLQRGVPETPSRLVFSALGPTALKVSWQEPHCEKPIRRYCVLYQLLSGGEIKSIDINNPTQNSVMVQDLLPNQSYLFKVKAESHEGWGPEREGVITIESAVDPKSPLSPVPGSSFTLSTPSAPGPLVFTALSPETLQLSWDKPRKPNGEIVGYVVTCEQLHGGGDQRSFQLSGNSATTLTVSDLSENVPYKFKVQAQTTQGFGPEREGIITIESQDGSVGQYGSQSVMRREVFNLPSQSTTQTTHTMFTDPFITPEGIMMSGRQVTQHSEISGSITRQVEMVQRGVKSTVTKKQYYEA; encoded by the exons ATGAGCGTCAG gtcagAAATGGGAAGATGGGCCTGGCACCTCAGTgtgatatttctctctcttatccTGATTGCTCATCATGATGTCAGTG CCAATCGCTGTGCAGCGAGTAAAGCCACCAGCTGCTCTGCATGTCTGCAGACTGGATTTGGCTGTGCATACTGTCCTGATGAG GTGTTTGGGTTTGATCGATGTGACCTGCTGGAGAACCTGAAATCTCACGGCTGTCTTCAGATCGTATCAGTGCAGAGCTCCATGTCCATGCTGAAG AACATTCAGATTAATAAGAACCTAAAACACTCCCAAGTGGCTCCTCAGCAGATGAGTATGACGCTGTTACCTGGTGAGGTGCGTGAGGTGGAGATGGAGGTGTTTGAGCCGGCACGAGGTCCACTTGACCTCTACATTCTCATGGACTTCTCCAACTCCATGTCTGATGATCTGGACAACCTCAAGAGGATGGGAGATGAGCTag cgcTGTTGGTTGGGACGCTCTCTGATGATTACACAATCGGATTCGGCAAATTTGTTGATAAAGTCActgaaccacagacagacatgagACCATCAAA gtTGAAGGAGCCGTGGGCGAAAAGTGACCCGCCTTTCTCCTTCCAACACGTCATCACTCTCACCAGTAACGTCAGCACTTTCAGACAGATCTTGCAGAAGGAGAGAATATCTGGCAACCTGGATGCTCCTGAGGGGGGATTTGATGCCATCCTGCAGGCCGCCGTGTGTCAG TCTCAGATCGGGTGGAGGCAACACAGCACCCATCTCCTGGTCTTCTCCACTGAGTCAGCGTTCCATTATGAAGCAGACGGCATAAACGTGCTGGCGGGAATTTTGCCACGGAACGACGAGGCATGTCACCTGGACAATAAGGGTCTGTATACACACGCCACACAGCAGGATTACCCATCAGTCCCCACACTGGTGCGGCTCCTCGTCCAGAATAACATCATCCCTATCTTCGCCGTCACCAACCACTCGCTTTCCTACTATGAG ATGCTGCTTCATTATTTCCCCATCGCTGAGCTCGGAGTTCTGACAGACGATTCATCCAACATCCTCAACATCATCAAGAACGCCTTCGAG AGTATCCGTTCAAAGATCAGTATCCAGGCTGAAAACAAACCTAAAGCGATCAGTTCTCAGATTCTCTCAGCATCAGGAGTCGCTTCAGATTATGGAAACTTCCAAATCCAGCCTGGAGAAATC GGTAAATTTAAAGTGCTTCTGAACGCTAAGACAACTGTGAACGACAAACCTGTGTGCAGTCTGAACTCTAACGAGCGCACAGGAACCATCAGGGTCAAACCTACAACGTTTAGCTCCGCCCTCGAAATACAAACCTCCGTACTCTGTGAAATCTGCAACTGTGAACAG TTCCCCATAAAGATGGCGGCTCGGTGTAGCGGTAACGGGGACCTGGTGTGTGGAACCTGCAAATGTCACAGTAAATG gttgGGTCCATTCTGTAACTGCTCGTCTCAGTTGTCGTCAGATGTAAGTGGTTGTGTAGCCCCTGGGATGACAGAGCCATGTAATGGGAGAGgagactgtctgtgtggaaCGTGTCTGTGTTACAATCCCAATCAGTACGAAGGACAGTTCTGTCAGTACGACAGATCACAATGCCACAGATCAGGAGGATTCCTCTGTAAcg atcgAGGCCGGTGCCACatgggtaggtgtgtgtgtgacagtggaTGGACAGGAAATGCATGTGAGTGTCCTCTCAGTAATGCAACCTGTCTGGACAATAAAGGG ggtTTGTGTAACGGTCatggtgtgtgtaaatgtggacGATGTGAGTGTGAATACTCTGGACTAGAGTTGGGAACAACATGTGAACCAAACTtccag gcACAGTTGGGGATGTGTGAGGGCAGGAGGAGTTGTGTACAGTGTCAGGCCTGGAAGACTGGAGAGATAAAAGGAGACAAGTGCAAGGACTGTCCATTTACCATCAAGATGGTGGATGAGCTGAAGGACA gagATAAAGTGATAGAGACGTGTGAGTATCGTGATGAAGAAGATGACTGTACGTATCACTACACAGTGAATTATCCTAATAATCCCTCTGATAAAGAGCATGAGGTGGAGGTGCTCAAGAagaaag actgtcCTCCTGGAGGTTTTCTCTGGTTGATTCCTCTCATCATGTTCCTAATGCTTTTGTTGGGTCTCTTACTGCTCTGTTGCTGGAAATACTGCGCATGCtgcaag gcatGTTTGGCTCGGCTGTGTGTCTGCTGTCCGTGTTGTGCGATGg GTCGTATTGTGGGATTTAAAGAAGATCACTACATGCTCCATCAGTCTATGTTGAGCTCAGATCACTTGGACACGCCGATGGTACGGACCGGGCCGCCCAAGAGCACAGATGTCGTGCGCTGGAAAGTGAAAGACAACGTCCACCGTGGACCGAACCACCCTCAGAACCAGATCCAACCCAACCCTAAAGAAATCA tcgacgtccctctctctcttcggCTCCCCAGAGCGTTTTCCGACGAACTTTCACGCCCAGAAGCTCGTAACACTGAGATGctcaaacaggaagtggaggAAAAT CTGAATAACGTTTTCAGACAAATTCCTGGAGCTCACCGAGTGCAGAAAACCAGATTCAG GACACAGAGGAACGCAGGGAAAAG GCAGAACAACACGATTGTGGACACGGTTCTCTCGGCTCCTCGCTCCAGCTACCACAACGTCACGAACCTGGTCCATAAACAGGTGCAGTCTGGGAACTTCAGCGATTTGAATGTGGTGCCGGGATACTACACTGTGGCCACAGACAGAG AGGCGACGGGAGTGGTGGAGCTGCAGGAGGGCGTGGAGTCTGTTGATGTTCGGGTCCCGCTCTTCATcaaagatgaggatgatgataagAAACAGTTGCTGGTGGAGGCCATTGACGTTCCTGTGGGAATCGCCAACATTGGAAAACGCTACGTCAATATCACTGTGATTAAAGAACACG CTAAGAGCATACTGACCTTCCTTCAGCCCTCGTATACATTCTCTCGGCAAGACGGTGTCGCTAACATCCCGATTAGCCGTGACATCATTGAGGACGGTCGCACTCAGTTCACCTACTGCACCCGAGACCTAACTGCGAAGGACAAGAAG GACTACATCTCAGTGGATGGTGACCTGATGTTCCAGCCTGGAGAAACTCAGAAGATGGTTCCTGTGAAGCTGCTGGAGCTCAGTGAAGGAGACGCCCTGTTGGATAAACAACCTAAACAGTTTGTGATGGATCTGAGCAACCCTCTTCAGGGCGCTAAACTCGGCAAATACCCACGAACCACCATCAACATAGCTGACAAGCCAG AGTCGAGCGTGATCATGTTCAAGAACAGCACGCAGAACTTTAACATATCGGATGCGCTCTACAACATCCCTGTGATACGCACTCAGGGTCTGGAAAACCCTTCCACCGTTAACTGGAGAACAATCACCTCCCGCTTCAATCTTTCTGGTCCGGTCAAGTTTGCTcctggagagatggagaagaaCATTGTGATTGACACTCGTACACAGCAGATCCCCAAAGAAAGCTTCCAGCTGGAGCTGTTTGATCCGAGCGCTAACAGCCTCATCCGAGACAGGAAGACCACACTGGTGAACATCACTGATTCCAGAG GAGACTTTTTATCTAAGACAGGATCTGTTCCAGTTAAAGCCTCGTCTCCCACTGGACGAATTTCTGCTCCAACTAACATTGAAGCTACAGCTACAGGCCCCAAAAAAATCCACCTTAACTGGAACCCTCAGCCTGGAGCCAAAGGATATAAG GTGAAGTACTGGATCTATGGAGACCCAGAGGCTGAAGGCCAGGTGGTGGACGTTAAAAACACTCAGGCTGAATTGACGAATCTTTACCCATACTGCGATTATGAGATGCGTGTGTGTTCATACAATGCTCAGGGAGATGGGGACTACAGTGACATCGTAGAGTGCCAGACTCTTGAGGATG TCCCGAGTGAACCGGGCCGCCTGGCCTTCAATGTCATTGGCCAGACTGTCACTCAGCTGAGCTGGGCAGAACCAGCAGAGCCCAACGGCGTGATCACAGAGTACGAGGTTGTCTACACACCCATTAATGAGGACAGCA AACCTATTGGACCTGATAAAAAGGTGAAGATTGACAACCCCAAGAAGCGCATGCTGCTTATTGAGAACCTGCAGAAATCACAGACGTACCGCTACAAAGTGCGTGCAAGCAACAAGGTAGGATGGGGACCCTACAGAGATGCCACCATCAATCTGGCCACCCAGCCTCTCAGACCCATGTCCA TTCCCATTATTCCTGATATTCCTATCGTGGATGCAGAGGCGGGTGATGAGTATGACAGCTTTCTCATGTACAGTAATGAAGTTCTTCGTTCGCCTACCTCCAGCACCAGACCCAGTGTGTCTGAGTTCTCAGAAG AGCAGATCATAAATGGAAAGTGGGATCAAGGGTTCTTGTTCCCAGGGGGAAGTGGTTCCCTGTCACGTAACATCAGCACATCTTCAACTAGCTACAACCTCTCACCCCGCCCTGGTGGTGCCAACCAGACAGTGGAGACCACTACGACTTACATAACCAACAAAG GAGGATCTATGCCTCGTAAACACGACATCCACACAGAGGATGTGACACTGAGAAAACGGTCTGAAAACAGGACTTATTATGATAATGATGGTATAAGAGACTCCATCGTGATAAGTGAATTGACTGGAGGATTCTCTGACATTCTAA GCGGTTCTAGCTTCAGCCAGACTACAACTACCAGCTACAGCATGAACTCCCGTGTACACAATCATACAGATGACATCAATGAAGCTCTGCAGAACCTGGACAGGGTTCTCCAGG ATACTCGGCTGCAACGTGGCGTGCCTGAGACCCCAAGCAGGCTGGTGTTTTCAGCTCTGGGACCAACGGCACTGAAGGTCAGCTGGCAGGAGCCTCACTGCGAAAAGCCAATAAGAAGATACTGTGTCCTCTATCAGCTCCTCAGTGGAG GTGAAATAAAGTCCATAGACATCAATAACCCTACACAGAATTCTGTGATGGTTCAGGACCTACTGCCAAACCAGTCATACCTGTTCAAGGTCAAAGCTGAGAGTCATGAGGGTTGGGGtcctgagagagagggagtgatcACCATCGAGTCTGCTGTCGACCCCAAGAGTCCCCTCAGCCCTGTTccag GGTCTTCATTTACTCTCAGCACCCCCAGTGCTCCAGGTCCACTGGTCTTCACTGCATTAAGTCCAGAAACTCTCCAGCTCAGCTGGGACAAACCACGCAAACCCAACGGAGAGATCGTGGGCTACGTGGTGACCTGTGAACAGCTGCATGGTGGAG GAGATCAGCGCTCCTTCCAGCTCAGCGGAAACTCGGCCACGACTCTGACTGTTTCTGATCTGAGTGAAAACGTGCCGTATAAATTTAAAGTCCAGGCTCAGACCACGCAAGGCTTCGGGCCTGAGAGAGAGGGGATCATCACCATCGAGTCTCAGGAtg gtTCTGTGGGTCAGTACGGCAGTCAGTCTGTAATGAGGAGAGAGGTGTTTAATTTgccatcacagagcacaacacagacaacacacactatGTTCACTGATCCATTCATCACACCAG AGGGTATTATGATGTCAGGCAGACAAGTCACACAACACTCAGAGATAAGTGGCAGCATCACGAGGCAGGTGGAGATGGTGCAGAGGGGAGTGAAGTCCACCGTCACCAAGAAACAATATTATGAAGCCTGA